One Paenibacillus sp. FSL H7-0737 DNA segment encodes these proteins:
- a CDS encoding DedA family protein — protein sequence MPWIIEIISQYGYLAIFALMALGIIGLPVPDEVLMLFVGYLSSVMVLDFSLSVLVCFMGSITGMLISYTIGLRLGQPVVEKFGKWVGLTPKRFASMKRWFLRFGNWAIFIAYFIPGLRHVSSYISGISAMSFKKYILITTAGALTWSLLFVSIGFFVGAKFSFL from the coding sequence AGTACGGATATTTAGCCATATTTGCCCTTATGGCACTTGGGATTATCGGACTTCCTGTACCGGATGAGGTGTTAATGCTGTTTGTAGGCTATTTATCCTCCGTTATGGTTTTGGACTTTTCACTTTCGGTATTGGTTTGTTTCATGGGATCTATCACCGGAATGCTTATCAGCTATACCATTGGTTTAAGACTAGGGCAACCTGTGGTAGAAAAATTCGGCAAGTGGGTTGGCCTTACACCCAAGCGTTTTGCCAGTATGAAAAGATGGTTTTTGCGGTTCGGCAACTGGGCGATTTTCATTGCCTATTTCATTCCCGGTCTGAGGCATGTATCAAGCTATATCTCTGGAATCAGTGCTATGTCTTTCAAAAAATATATACTCATAACGACTGCAGGAGCGCTAACCTGGTCACTCCTTTTTGTTTCCATCGGCTTTTTTGTGGGGGCTAAGTTTTCCTTTTTATAG
- a CDS encoding AI-2E family transporter: MNVLKRFYANITTRRFFILALIGLLLFSIRGMLNLVLLTFLIAFVMNSFQTLLSKRIGKFMKVNSKVIIVILYLALIAVIVLALAKYLPKVLEQIKQLTIFLTNLKPEDLPQNKITLYLYDMLRDLNYQSYIKRGIDYVLKVSNWGATFVISTILSFVFILEKNRVVSFTSRMRESRIAWFYIDLEYFSRKFIVSFGKVIEAQILIALFNTCLTIIGLWLLNFPYLFALSILIFLLSLIPVVGFLISLIPLLIIGYNIGGLTTVTYVLAIIAVLHFIEGYFLNPKLMSTKMNLPMFYTFIVLLFSEHYIGVWGLLLGIPIFVFMLDILEITHEDSSKK, translated from the coding sequence ATGAATGTATTGAAGCGATTCTACGCGAATATAACCACCAGGCGTTTTTTTATTCTCGCACTTATCGGGTTGCTGTTGTTCAGTATTCGAGGGATGCTTAATCTGGTGTTACTGACGTTTTTGATTGCTTTTGTCATGAACAGCTTTCAGACATTGCTTAGTAAACGAATTGGTAAATTTATGAAGGTTAACAGTAAGGTGATTATTGTCATTTTATACCTCGCTTTAATCGCAGTGATTGTACTGGCCCTTGCTAAATATCTCCCTAAAGTATTGGAACAGATTAAGCAATTAACCATCTTCCTTACCAATCTCAAACCAGAAGATCTCCCGCAGAACAAGATTACATTGTATTTGTATGATATGCTCAGGGACCTTAACTATCAGTCCTATATCAAAAGAGGTATCGATTATGTGCTGAAGGTTAGCAACTGGGGTGCGACTTTCGTTATATCGACCATTCTAAGTTTTGTGTTTATTCTGGAGAAGAACCGGGTCGTCAGTTTCACTTCTAGAATGAGAGAGAGCCGAATTGCCTGGTTTTATATAGATCTGGAGTATTTCAGCCGAAAATTCATCGTTTCCTTTGGGAAAGTAATTGAAGCGCAAATTCTCATTGCCTTATTCAACACCTGTCTTACTATTATTGGCTTGTGGCTGCTTAACTTCCCATATTTATTTGCCTTATCGATCTTGATTTTTCTGCTTAGTCTCATTCCGGTGGTTGGTTTTTTGATTTCGCTCATTCCGCTCTTAATCATCGGCTACAACATCGGCGGTCTGACAACAGTCACTTATGTGCTGGCGATTATTGCGGTATTACATTTTATCGAAGGCTATTTCTTGAATCCCAAGTTGATGTCCACAAAAATGAATTTGCCGATGTTCTACACCTTTATCGTGTTGTTGTTTTCTGAGCATTATATAGGTGTCTGGGGACTTCTTCTTGGCATTCCCATCTTTGTTTTTATGTTGGATATCCTTGAGATTACCCACGAAGATTCGTCAAAAAAATGA
- a CDS encoding spore coat associated protein CotJA, protein MESQLRRYTPFRGPFDPCPPVPFKTYVVPPNQFINFQPPDLPQFSLQEALKYGTLWPALFSPYESKCKGGGK, encoded by the coding sequence ATGGAATCACAGCTACGGAGGTATACCCCGTTTAGGGGCCCGTTTGATCCTTGCCCACCGGTGCCATTCAAGACATATGTAGTTCCACCGAATCAGTTCATTAACTTTCAGCCACCCGATCTTCCGCAGTTTAGTTTACAGGAAGCTTTGAAGTATGGCACGCTCTGGCCAGCACTGTTCAGCCCGTATGAATCTAAGTGCAAAGGAGGAGGGAAGTAG
- a CDS encoding spore coat protein CotJB, whose product MEANPCDQRYYEMLEQLQTLDFALVELNLYLNTHPDDLRSIEQFNQLTQERTKLANQFQELYGPLQNFGRAYSKCPWEWNQAPWPWQV is encoded by the coding sequence ATGGAGGCAAACCCTTGCGATCAACGATATTATGAAATGCTTGAACAGCTGCAGACTCTTGATTTTGCCTTGGTGGAGTTAAACTTATATCTGAATACTCATCCAGATGATTTAAGAAGTATTGAACAATTTAATCAGCTGACTCAGGAACGTACCAAGCTAGCGAATCAATTTCAGGAATTATATGGTCCGCTGCAGAATTTTGGTCGCGCTTATTCGAAATGTCCGTGGGAATGGAATCAGGCTCCTTGGCCTTGGCAGGTGTAA
- a CDS encoding manganese catalase family protein: MWIYEKKLQYPVRVGKCDIRMARYLSEQYGGADGELAAALRYMNQRYTIPDKVIGVLNDISTEEFAHLEMIATMIYKLTKDASVCELEEAGLGPHFAAHDHALFYNNASGVPFTTAYIQAKGDPLADLYEDIAAEEKARATYQWLIDMTDDVDLQDSLKFLREREIIHAIRFKEAVQIIIDDRNQKRVF, encoded by the coding sequence ATGTGGATATATGAGAAGAAGCTGCAATATCCGGTACGGGTCGGTAAATGTGATATCCGGATGGCGCGTTATTTAAGTGAGCAATACGGAGGAGCCGACGGTGAGCTCGCCGCAGCCCTGCGCTATATGAATCAAAGATACACGATTCCGGATAAAGTTATTGGCGTTTTGAACGATATTTCTACAGAAGAATTCGCCCACCTCGAAATGATTGCCACGATGATCTACAAGCTGACAAAGGATGCGTCGGTTTGCGAATTAGAGGAAGCTGGATTAGGACCGCATTTTGCAGCACATGATCATGCCTTGTTCTACAATAATGCCTCAGGCGTACCTTTTACAACGGCTTATATTCAAGCTAAGGGTGACCCACTGGCTGATCTTTATGAGGACATTGCGGCTGAAGAAAAGGCTCGGGCTACATACCAGTGGCTGATTGATATGACGGATGATGTGGATCTGCAGGATAGCCTTAAGTTCCTGAGGGAGCGGGAAATTATTCATGCGATTCGGTTTAAAGAAGCTGTGCAGATTATTATTGATGACCGGAATCAGAAGCGGGTATTCTGA
- a CDS encoding LysE family transporter gives MNTFIGYIFLGLSLSAPIGPINAAQLDNGIRKGFWHAWVVGLGAISADIIFMLLVYFGVIHLLESPFIKAFLWLFGFFVLVYTGIESIKNAGVISEPGMRSSDSSLTKSYWSGLLMSLFNPLSILFWLGIYGSILAKAAMEYPMQQLLIYSGAIVLGILIWDVSMAIATSMFRKVLTTRVLKSISVLSGLSLVGFGLYFGIQAAQLLFFH, from the coding sequence ATCAATACTTTCATAGGATATATTTTTCTTGGTCTTTCGCTATCCGCACCTATTGGTCCTATTAATGCCGCTCAACTGGACAATGGAATTCGTAAGGGCTTCTGGCATGCTTGGGTAGTGGGGCTTGGAGCCATAAGTGCTGATATCATATTCATGTTACTAGTTTACTTTGGGGTGATCCATCTGCTCGAATCCCCTTTTATTAAAGCATTCTTGTGGTTATTTGGTTTCTTTGTGCTGGTGTATACGGGCATAGAGAGCATTAAAAATGCTGGTGTGATTTCTGAACCCGGTATGAGAAGCAGTGATTCATCTTTAACTAAGTCTTATTGGTCCGGTTTACTGATGTCTTTATTCAATCCGCTTTCCATATTATTTTGGCTAGGGATATACGGGTCCATTTTGGCCAAAGCGGCCATGGAGTATCCGATGCAACAGCTGTTGATTTATAGCGGAGCTATTGTACTCGGAATTTTGATCTGGGATGTATCTATGGCGATCGCCACAAGCATGTTTCGTAAAGTCCTGACAACCCGTGTTTTAAAATCGATCTCCGTGCTGTCAGGTCTTTCGCTTGTTGGTTTTGGGCTTTATTTTGGTATACAAGCTGCTCAGCTATTGTTTTTTCATTAA
- a CDS encoding DUF3231 family protein — protein MTGILGGNPKDEPMHYGEIFSVWQASMVAKGALSCYRAYLYHAGDNDLKKVLGALIDQAELEVSECDTLLADNGIASVPAMPDRPEAKLEDIPVGARFTDPEIAAIIAADTATGLVACSQVMGLSIREDIGALFAKYHLTKAAIGVKILNLSKKKGWLIPPPLQVKRPESE, from the coding sequence ATGACAGGAATTTTAGGTGGCAACCCCAAGGATGAACCGATGCATTATGGAGAGATCTTTAGTGTATGGCAAGCTTCGATGGTAGCAAAGGGGGCCCTTTCGTGTTACCGAGCTTACTTGTATCATGCCGGTGATAATGATCTCAAAAAAGTATTAGGCGCATTAATTGATCAAGCCGAGCTTGAGGTTAGTGAGTGTGATACGCTGCTGGCAGATAACGGGATTGCTTCAGTACCAGCGATGCCGGATAGACCCGAAGCCAAGCTTGAAGATATTCCTGTAGGTGCACGATTCACGGATCCCGAGATTGCTGCTATAATTGCTGCTGACACTGCTACAGGATTGGTAGCTTGTAGTCAGGTTATGGGTCTTTCTATCAGAGAAGATATCGGTGCATTATTTGCAAAATATCACCTAACTAAAGCAGCGATAGGCGTTAAAATCCTCAATTTGAGCAAGAAAAAAGGTTGGTTAATTCCTCCCCCACTTCAGGTAAAAAGACCAGAGTCTGAATAA
- a CDS encoding MmcQ/YjbR family DNA-binding protein: MKNNIIEYCLKKKGATQEHPFGPTPLVIKVADKMFALIFEETGKVVRLNLKCDPIIAENLREQHDCVRPGFHMNKKHWNSIMIDGSLSASDVFDMIDHSYDMVVKKLPKSLREAILEMNK; encoded by the coding sequence TTGAAGAATAACATCATCGAATATTGTTTGAAAAAGAAAGGGGCGACTCAGGAGCATCCGTTTGGGCCTACTCCATTGGTCATCAAAGTGGCTGATAAAATGTTCGCACTTATTTTTGAGGAAACAGGGAAGGTTGTTCGCTTAAATCTAAAATGTGACCCGATCATTGCGGAGAACTTAAGAGAGCAACATGATTGCGTTCGACCAGGCTTTCATATGAATAAAAAGCACTGGAATTCAATCATGATCGATGGTTCCTTGTCAGCGTCGGATGTCTTTGACATGATAGACCATTCCTACGATATGGTTGTCAAAAAGCTTCCTAAAAGCCTCCGGGAAGCTATATTGGAAATGAATAAATGA
- a CDS encoding MATE family efflux transporter has product MNNQMKDRFANQSIPKLIFLLAIPAVIAQLINAMYSVVDRMFLGRMEEGGTLALSAIGISFPIIMLISAFAALIGAGGAPLASIKMGEGEHKKAEELLGSCFTMLLMASIILTALFLIFKSPFLTLFGASHDTLPLANDFLSIYLLGTVAVLISLGLNPFIAAQGYAKTAMLTVCIGAVVNIVLDAIFIFEMNMGIKGAALATVIAQFISAIWVLGFLISKRAHLRLRLSNMRIKPKEAASVLALGLSPFIMMSTESLIQIVFNTSLAKFGGDMYVAAMGIMGTLMQIFGTLLSGFAQGAQPIISYNYGARDFARVKSTILYCSVFCAAFGLSMWGVAIFVPKLPIIIFTNNPELVALTARLMKIFFLGTCIFGIQLAFQQVFIALGQARVSIFIAILRKIILLIPLVLLLPTFISPKTDAVIIAEPIADFCAALTCCVLFGLTIKKLFKDRSDKAGML; this is encoded by the coding sequence ATGAATAATCAAATGAAGGATCGTTTTGCCAACCAAAGTATACCCAAGCTTATTTTCTTATTGGCTATTCCTGCCGTTATAGCTCAGCTAATCAATGCCATGTACAGTGTAGTTGACCGGATGTTTCTTGGAAGAATGGAGGAGGGGGGAACGCTAGCCTTATCCGCTATAGGGATATCTTTTCCGATCATTATGTTGATTTCAGCATTTGCAGCTCTAATCGGAGCTGGTGGGGCACCCCTAGCTTCCATAAAGATGGGCGAAGGAGAACATAAAAAAGCAGAAGAATTACTGGGAAGTTGTTTTACTATGCTGCTGATGGCATCCATAATCCTAACCGCTTTGTTTCTTATCTTTAAGTCGCCATTCTTAACGTTATTCGGGGCGAGCCACGATACATTGCCGCTAGCCAACGATTTTTTAAGCATTTACCTTCTAGGAACTGTGGCGGTGCTCATTTCTTTAGGATTAAATCCGTTCATTGCAGCACAAGGATACGCCAAAACAGCCATGCTCACGGTATGTATTGGAGCGGTTGTGAATATCGTCCTTGACGCCATTTTTATTTTTGAGATGAATATGGGCATTAAGGGTGCAGCGTTGGCAACTGTAATTGCCCAATTTATTTCGGCTATTTGGGTATTAGGGTTCTTAATCTCTAAACGAGCTCATCTGCGCTTGCGTCTATCGAATATGCGCATTAAACCTAAAGAAGCTGCAAGTGTACTTGCATTGGGGCTTTCTCCGTTTATTATGATGTCGACCGAAAGTTTAATTCAAATTGTATTTAACACGTCCTTAGCTAAATTTGGAGGCGATATGTACGTTGCTGCCATGGGGATTATGGGCACGCTGATGCAAATCTTTGGGACGTTGTTATCTGGTTTTGCGCAAGGGGCACAGCCTATTATTAGCTATAATTATGGAGCTCGCGATTTCGCACGTGTAAAATCCACCATTTTATATTGCAGTGTTTTTTGCGCAGCTTTTGGATTGTCGATGTGGGGCGTGGCCATTTTTGTTCCGAAGCTGCCCATTATCATTTTTACCAATAATCCTGAGCTTGTGGCTCTGACAGCTAGATTAATGAAGATATTTTTCCTTGGCACTTGTATTTTTGGTATTCAATTAGCGTTTCAACAAGTATTTATTGCTTTGGGACAAGCACGAGTTTCTATTTTTATCGCGATCTTGCGTAAGATTATCTTGCTTATTCCATTAGTACTTTTGCTCCCGACATTTATTAGCCCGAAAACAGATGCAGTGATTATTGCTGAGCCTATTGCTGATTTTTGTGCGGCACTGACTTGCTGTGTTTTATTTGGACTCACTATAAAGAAGCTTTTTAAAGATAGGTCTGATAAAGCTGGAATGCTGTGA
- a CDS encoding phosphopantetheine-binding protein, whose protein sequence is MANIREKIICCLSNIGCIINEDEENFTIEIEDSIMLISFIVELEVNFDIEIPDELLTSGRFEKCNDVIEMLSQLIERVDSNY, encoded by the coding sequence GTGGCTAATATTAGAGAGAAGATAATATGTTGCTTAAGCAATATAGGGTGCATTATTAATGAAGATGAAGAAAATTTCACTATCGAAATTGAAGATTCAATAATGCTGATATCTTTCATAGTTGAACTAGAGGTTAATTTTGATATTGAAATACCAGATGAGCTTTTAACCTCTGGGAGATTTGAAAAGTGTAATGATGTGATAGAAATGCTAAGCCAACTTATTGAACGAGTAGATTCTAATTATTGA
- a CDS encoding DUF1611 domain-containing protein: MKNKVIIIDSGVDITHPNFRALNIESGLNFCNGSEREIIDDILGHGTAITSIIHSINREADLHILKIFDYELVAYEGVLLEALRYILNKDYKDSIIHMSLGVSYLNEELFDICYKLHQKGNLIISAFDNSGGISYPAAFDFVIGVEAAQYCVRASDFFLPEDEVVDVYSKGGVHRVAWIDNKSSIRQGNSISAAYVTGYLSLCLREHSEISKSKALTYLQQETTLTSFEGYDEEPQPQSRVIESNEYQTIKKAAVFPYNKEISNLIHFSDLLPFRIEQVCSSKYIGNLGKEIKSFDGDYKYIIENIDNICFENIDTLIIGHLTELENISGKKIKEKLLNDCLLHRVNVFSLDSMGLNNFYENFEREGISLVTPTTVMSMKNKIILKKKHGKLHKINAPVIGVFGTSSKQGKFTLQLFLRSLFLKNGYKVSQLSTEPTGILYGMNETIPFGFNSDNQLNQYEFINLVNESLSKMDQKNPDLIIAGSQSATVAQSFNHLGNLAVKQLDFLMGLLPDGVILCINPNDELDYIKRTIQTIENVVPTKVICIVVYPFYYKNGWNHFKGTPNELELEDLLKVKKYYCENLEIPVFSSKEINEVTSIYELIIDYFS; the protein is encoded by the coding sequence ATGAAGAATAAAGTAATTATTATCGATAGTGGAGTTGATATTACCCATCCTAATTTTCGAGCTCTGAATATTGAATCCGGATTGAATTTCTGTAATGGATCAGAGAGGGAAATAATTGATGATATATTAGGCCATGGTACAGCAATAACTAGTATCATACATTCAATTAACCGAGAAGCTGATCTACACATATTAAAAATTTTCGACTACGAACTAGTAGCATATGAAGGAGTTTTGTTAGAAGCACTGAGGTATATTTTAAATAAAGATTATAAGGATTCAATTATACATATGAGCTTGGGTGTTAGTTATCTTAATGAAGAATTGTTTGATATCTGCTATAAATTACATCAAAAAGGAAATCTTATCATATCGGCTTTTGATAACTCTGGGGGTATATCTTATCCCGCCGCTTTTGATTTTGTAATAGGAGTAGAAGCGGCCCAATATTGTGTAAGAGCGAGTGATTTTTTTCTGCCTGAGGATGAAGTGGTTGATGTCTACTCTAAGGGAGGAGTACACAGAGTAGCTTGGATAGATAATAAGTCATCGATTAGACAAGGTAACAGTATATCGGCAGCGTATGTCACAGGTTATCTCTCTTTATGTCTGAGGGAGCATTCTGAAATAAGCAAGAGCAAAGCTCTTACGTATCTGCAACAAGAGACGACACTTACTTCATTTGAAGGATATGATGAAGAACCACAACCACAAAGCAGAGTAATTGAGTCGAATGAATATCAAACTATTAAAAAAGCTGCAGTGTTTCCCTATAACAAAGAAATTTCAAATTTAATTCACTTTTCTGATCTTTTGCCATTTCGAATAGAGCAAGTTTGTAGTAGTAAATATATAGGGAATTTAGGTAAGGAAATAAAAAGTTTTGATGGAGATTATAAATATATCATAGAAAATATTGATAATATTTGTTTTGAAAATATAGATACGCTAATCATTGGGCATTTAACTGAATTGGAGAATATATCTGGTAAAAAAATAAAAGAAAAATTGCTGAACGACTGTTTGCTACATAGAGTAAATGTATTTTCATTAGATTCAATGGGTCTTAATAATTTTTATGAAAATTTTGAGAGAGAAGGAATTTCTCTAGTTACCCCAACGACTGTGATGAGTATGAAAAATAAAATTATTTTGAAAAAGAAACACGGTAAATTACATAAAATTAATGCACCGGTTATAGGTGTTTTTGGAACCTCAAGTAAGCAGGGGAAATTCACATTACAATTATTTCTTAGAAGTTTATTTTTGAAGAATGGTTATAAAGTTTCCCAGCTGTCAACTGAACCGACAGGGATATTATATGGTATGAATGAGACTATTCCCTTTGGTTTTAATAGTGATAATCAGCTCAATCAATATGAATTTATAAATTTAGTCAATGAATCATTGAGTAAGATGGATCAGAAAAATCCAGATCTGATTATTGCAGGTTCTCAATCTGCTACAGTAGCTCAATCTTTTAATCATTTGGGTAATCTCGCGGTAAAACAATTAGATTTTTTAATGGGTCTACTTCCAGATGGAGTTATTTTATGTATCAATCCAAACGATGAACTAGACTATATCAAGCGAACGATTCAGACGATAGAAAACGTGGTTCCGACAAAAGTAATTTGTATAGTGGTGTACCCATTTTATTATAAAAACGGATGGAATCACTTCAAAGGAACGCCAAATGAGTTGGAATTAGAAGATCTACTGAAAGTTAAGAAATACTATTGTGAAAATTTAGAAATTCCTGTCTTTTCATCGAAGGAGATTAATGAAGTTACGAGTATTTATGAATTAATTATCGATTATTTTTCTTAG
- a CDS encoding ABC transporter ATP-binding protein gives MRTKSVTSTWPSIRYVLSTSWNYSKRSIIYYSTVTLLTAMQPFLLILFPKFIIDELTGQQRPQQFILLISLMFIILTFAGYFTGYLQNLGLTQLMKVVFKQIHAHTAQNMNVDFKNTEDPVYLNQMEQAKRSLQSVQNGFQGLFHTFFACLAGFLAFIGYLTVIGRLNLGVIVFLIVSIGCSYGLSLRAKRYEYKHEQQLSELERKKKYYSDIMQDFTFGKEIRINSFNSTLVFLYNLSVQNRQKIQSAISNFYFKSDSLDIVIRLFREGIVYGYLAYLYLHQRITIGDFVMYTTAVAGFSGVLQGIMKDLAHLRTQNLYIEGLRNFLEIEQGEQDEGTSLPLPKGPYTIEFRKVSFTYPGSNQPVFNKISFIIPPHQRLAIVGHNGAGKTTLIKLLSRLYEPESGEIMLNGINIKRFAKTDFWKLFSTVFQEIHVLAFSLAENVSLKEQSESDSLRIYDSLEKAGLSEKVASLKLGILTPMQKLLDDEGVEFSGGENQRMMLARALYKNGELIILDEPTAAVDAIAEFNLYTKFNGMIGERTALYISHRLSSTRFCDQILYMEQGEISEAGTHNELLERSGKYNQMYQIQAQYYKGSEA, from the coding sequence ATGAGAACAAAATCTGTAACCTCCACTTGGCCCAGTATTCGCTATGTTCTCTCCACATCTTGGAATTACAGTAAACGTTCCATTATTTATTATTCTACAGTTACGCTTCTTACTGCTATGCAGCCCTTCCTTTTGATTCTATTTCCGAAATTTATTATAGATGAGCTGACGGGACAGCAAAGACCTCAGCAGTTTATCCTCTTAATTTCACTGATGTTTATAATACTGACTTTCGCTGGATATTTTACTGGATATTTGCAAAACCTGGGTTTAACCCAATTAATGAAAGTCGTTTTCAAACAGATCCATGCTCACACAGCACAAAATATGAACGTTGATTTCAAAAACACGGAAGATCCCGTTTATCTTAATCAGATGGAGCAGGCTAAGCGTTCCTTGCAAAGTGTGCAGAACGGTTTTCAGGGATTATTTCATACTTTTTTTGCATGTCTGGCTGGATTTCTCGCTTTCATCGGCTATCTAACAGTAATTGGAAGATTGAATTTAGGTGTGATTGTTTTTTTAATTGTAAGTATCGGGTGTTCTTATGGGTTATCTCTTCGTGCTAAACGCTATGAGTATAAACATGAACAACAGCTTTCGGAGTTGGAGAGGAAGAAAAAGTATTATTCAGATATTATGCAAGACTTTACTTTTGGTAAGGAAATTCGGATTAATTCTTTTAATAGTACCTTGGTGTTCCTATACAATTTAAGTGTTCAAAATAGACAGAAAATTCAGTCTGCTATCAGCAACTTTTATTTTAAGAGTGACTCATTGGATATTGTGATCCGTTTGTTCCGTGAGGGGATTGTATATGGTTATTTAGCTTATCTTTACCTTCACCAGAGGATCACTATAGGTGACTTTGTTATGTACACAACTGCTGTCGCTGGATTCTCTGGCGTTCTTCAGGGAATCATGAAAGATTTGGCTCATCTGCGTACACAGAATTTATACATAGAGGGACTCCGTAACTTTTTAGAAATAGAGCAGGGTGAGCAGGATGAAGGAACCTCGCTACCGCTTCCAAAAGGCCCCTATACCATAGAATTTAGAAAAGTCTCCTTTACCTACCCAGGAAGTAATCAGCCAGTGTTTAATAAAATATCCTTCATCATACCGCCCCATCAGCGGCTTGCTATCGTGGGTCATAATGGTGCTGGCAAGACAACGCTTATCAAATTATTAAGCAGGTTGTATGAACCTGAAAGTGGAGAAATTATGCTAAATGGAATCAATATCAAACGTTTTGCCAAAACGGATTTCTGGAAGTTATTTTCCACGGTATTTCAAGAAATTCACGTACTCGCGTTCTCGTTAGCGGAGAATGTCTCTCTAAAAGAACAAAGTGAGTCTGATTCTTTGAGAATTTATGACAGTCTTGAAAAAGCGGGACTTAGCGAAAAAGTCGCCTCATTGAAATTAGGCATACTCACCCCAATGCAAAAGTTATTGGATGATGAAGGTGTTGAGTTCTCTGGTGGGGAAAATCAAAGAATGATGTTGGCAAGAGCACTCTATAAGAATGGAGAATTGATTATTTTGGATGAGCCTACTGCAGCAGTTGATGCAATAGCAGAATTCAATCTGTATACAAAATTTAATGGAATGATTGGAGAGAGAACAGCATTATATATTTCCCACCGGTTGTCCAGCACAAGGTTCTGTGACCAAATACTGTATATGGAGCAAGGCGAAATTTCCGAAGCGGGTACTCACAATGAATTACTGGAACGAAGCGGAAAGTACAATCAAATGTATCAGATTCAAGCACAATATTATAAGGGGAGTGAAGCATAG